The Mesorhizobium sp. M3A.F.Ca.ET.080.04.2.1 genome contains the following window.
GGGACTGGATAGGAGAACTCTGATGCTGAATTCCGTTTCCCTGACATTTCCCGATGGTTCCATGCGTGAGTATGACGCGGCGATGACCGGCGCCGGTCTCGCCGAGTCGATCTCCAAGTCGCTGGCCAAGAAGGCCGTGGCCTATGCCATCGACGGCACGCTTCGCGATCTTTCCGATCCGCTCGGCAAGTCCGGCAAGGTCGAGATCATCACCCGCGACGATCCCCGTGCGCTGGAACTCATCCGCCACGACGCAGCCCATGTGCTGGCCGAGGCCGTGCAGGAATTGTGGCCGGGAACGCAGGTGACCATCGGACCGGTCATCGAGAATGGATTCTACTACGATTTCGCGCGCAACGAGCCGTTCACGCCGGACGATTTCCCGGCGATCGAGAAAAAGATGCGCGAGATCATCCAGCGCAACAAACCCTTCACCAAGGAGGTCTGGTCGCGCGAGAAGGCGAAGAAGGTCTTCGCCGACAAGGGCGAGCGCTACAAGATCGAGCTGATCGACGCCATCCCGGAAGACCAGGACCTGAAGATTTACGCGCAGGGCGACTGGTTCGACCTGTGTCGCGGACCGCACATGGCCTCGACCGGACAGATCGGCAACGCCTTCAAGCTAATGAAGGTGGCGGGAGCGTACTGGCGCGGCGATTCCAACAATCCGATGCTGACGCGCATCTATGGCACGGCCTTTGCCGACCAGGCGCAGCTCGATGCCTACCAGACGCTGCTCGAGGAGGCCGAAAAGCGCGATCACCGGAAGCTTGGCCGCGAGATGGACCTGTTTCATTTCCAGGAAGAGGGACCGGGCGTCGTCTTCTGGCACGCCAAGGGCTGGAGGATATTCCAGAACCTGGTCAACTACATGCGCCGCCGCCTCGACGAGCACGGCTATGAGGAGGTGAATGCGCCGCAGGTGCTGGACAAGAGCCTGTGGGAAACCTCAGGCCACTGGGGCTGGTATCGCGACGCGATGTTCAAGGTCACCGTCGCCGGCGACGACACTGACGACGACCGCGTCTTCGCGCTGAAGCCGATGAACTGCCCCGGCCATGTGCAGATCTTCAAGCATGGGTTGAAGTCTTATCGCGAACTGCCCGTAAAGCTTGCCGAGTTCGGCAATGTACACCGGTACGAACCGTCGGGTGCGTTGCATGGGTTGATGCGCGTGCGCGGCTTCACCCAGGACGACGCGCATATCTTCTGCACCGAGGAGCAGCTTGCGGCGGAGTGCCTGCGCATCAACGACCTGATCTTGTCGACCTATGCCGATTTCGGCTTCGACGAAGTCAGCGTGAAGCTGTCGACGCGGCCGGACAAGCGCGTCGGCACCGATGAGGCCTGGGACCATGCCGAGGCGATCATGAGCAACGTGCTGGAGACGATCCGCACGCGCTCCGGCAACCGCATCAAGACCTCGATCAACCCGGGCGAGGGCGCCTTCTACGGCCCGAAATTCGAATATGTGCTGAAGGACGCCATCGGCCGCGAATGGCAGTGCGGCACGACGCAGGTCGACTTCAACCTGCCGGAGCGTTTCGGCGCCTTCTACATCGGCTCGGATTCGGAGAAGAAGCAGCCGGTGATGGTGCATCGCGCGGTGTGCGGCTCGATGGAGCGATTCCTCGGCATCCTGATCGAGAACTACTCCGGCCATTTCCCGCTCTGGTTCGCACCGCTGCAGGTGGTGGTGGCGACAATCACCTCCGATGCCGACGATTATGCGAGGAAGGTCGTCGACCGGCTGAAGGCCGCAGGCCTGTTGGCCGAGGTCGACTTGCGAAACGAGAAGATCAACTACAAGGTGCGCGAGCACAGCCTGGCCAAGGTTCCGGTCATCCTCGTCTGCGGCAAGCGCGAGGCGGAAGAAGAGACGGTCAACATGCGCCGGCTCGGCTCCCGCGACCAGGAATCGCTCAAGCTCGCTGACGCAGTGAAATCGCTGGCAGACGA
Protein-coding sequences here:
- the thrS gene encoding threonine--tRNA ligase, whose translation is MLNSVSLTFPDGSMREYDAAMTGAGLAESISKSLAKKAVAYAIDGTLRDLSDPLGKSGKVEIITRDDPRALELIRHDAAHVLAEAVQELWPGTQVTIGPVIENGFYYDFARNEPFTPDDFPAIEKKMREIIQRNKPFTKEVWSREKAKKVFADKGERYKIELIDAIPEDQDLKIYAQGDWFDLCRGPHMASTGQIGNAFKLMKVAGAYWRGDSNNPMLTRIYGTAFADQAQLDAYQTLLEEAEKRDHRKLGREMDLFHFQEEGPGVVFWHAKGWRIFQNLVNYMRRRLDEHGYEEVNAPQVLDKSLWETSGHWGWYRDAMFKVTVAGDDTDDDRVFALKPMNCPGHVQIFKHGLKSYRELPVKLAEFGNVHRYEPSGALHGLMRVRGFTQDDAHIFCTEEQLAAECLRINDLILSTYADFGFDEVSVKLSTRPDKRVGTDEAWDHAEAIMSNVLETIRTRSGNRIKTSINPGEGAFYGPKFEYVLKDAIGREWQCGTTQVDFNLPERFGAFYIGSDSEKKQPVMVHRAVCGSMERFLGILIENYSGHFPLWFAPLQVVVATITSDADDYARKVVDRLKAAGLLAEVDLRNEKINYKVREHSLAKVPVILVCGKREAEEETVNMRRLGSRDQESLKLADAVKSLADEAISPDRRRRAA